A window from Bacteroidota bacterium encodes these proteins:
- the paaJ gene encoding phenylacetate-CoA oxygenase subunit PaaJ, with protein MITHSINKNAIYAYLEEIKDPEVPVLSIIDLGIVRDVKMNDGEIEVVITPTYTGCPAMDMIAATIKIELATLGFTKIKVTQVLSPAWTTDWMSEEGKRKLKEYGIAPPNVKQQVCDQKLFAEAEAVQCPLCNSYHTHRISEFGSTACKALYQCDDCKEPFDYFKCH; from the coding sequence ATGATAACACACTCAATAAATAAAAATGCTATCTATGCTTACCTGGAAGAGATAAAAGATCCGGAGGTTCCTGTATTATCTATTATTGACTTAGGAATTGTAAGAGATGTAAAAATGAATGATGGTGAAATTGAGGTAGTAATCACACCCACTTATACCGGCTGTCCTGCTATGGACATGATTGCTGCAACCATAAAAATCGAACTTGCTACACTAGGGTTTACTAAAATAAAAGTTACACAGGTACTTTCTCCTGCATGGACAACCGACTGGATGAGTGAAGAAGGAAAAAGAAAATTGAAAGAATATGGTATTGCGCCGCCCAATGTCAAACAACAGGTTTGTGATCAGAAATTATTTGCCGAAGCAGAAGCCGTTCAATGCCCCCTTTGTAATTCTTACCATACACATCGTATCAGTGAGTTTGGTAGCACAGCCTGCAAAGCATTATACCAATGTGATGATTGTAAAGAACCATTTGATTATTTCAAGTGTCATTAA
- a CDS encoding alpha/beta hydrolase encodes MRFLKWLGIILILLIVVYFFGPQPSTPKYSNQLPAVPPDAAQLEKYISDHEAKHKLKPDNEARILWFNDSTKEKTEYAVVYLHGFSASQEEGDPVHYEFARKFGCNLYLSRLADHGIDTTESLANFTAERLWNSALEAYAIGKQLGNKVILMSTSTGGTLALKLCAEFPEIAGNIMLSPNIAINDPNAWLLNNHWGGQIAELIEGKHHTISDTTAIYARYWNNRYVTRSLVQLEELLESTMKESVFEKVKQPSLLLYYFKDDDHQDEVVKVSAMKRMFTQIATPVELKRQVAIPNAGNHVIGSYIRSKDIEAVKNEVYKFTTEILKLTPVQQ; translated from the coding sequence ATGCGGTTTCTCAAATGGCTTGGTATCATATTGATTCTTTTGATCGTCGTTTATTTTTTCGGACCACAACCTTCCACACCAAAATACAGCAACCAATTACCAGCAGTACCCCCTGACGCAGCACAACTGGAAAAATATATTTCTGATCATGAAGCAAAACATAAACTGAAACCCGATAACGAAGCAAGAATTTTATGGTTCAATGATTCCACCAAAGAAAAAACTGAATACGCTGTTGTTTACCTGCATGGTTTTAGTGCTTCTCAGGAAGAAGGTGACCCTGTGCATTATGAGTTTGCCCGAAAATTTGGCTGTAATTTATATTTATCAAGATTAGCAGATCATGGAATCGATACTACAGAATCACTTGCCAACTTCACAGCAGAAAGATTATGGAACTCTGCTCTTGAGGCGTATGCAATAGGAAAACAGTTAGGCAATAAGGTGATCTTAATGTCAACCTCAACCGGCGGCACACTGGCATTAAAGCTTTGCGCTGAGTTTCCTGAAATAGCCGGCAACATTATGCTTTCTCCAAATATTGCTATTAACGATCCCAATGCCTGGCTCTTGAATAATCATTGGGGTGGACAAATTGCCGAACTGATAGAAGGCAAGCATCATACAATAAGTGACACAACGGCCATTTATGCCCGGTATTGGAATAATCGTTATGTAACAAGATCTTTAGTGCAATTGGAGGAGCTGCTGGAGTCAACTATGAAAGAATCTGTTTTTGAAAAAGTAAAACAGCCATCGCTGCTACTCTATTATTTTAAAGATGATGATCACCAGGATGAGGTAGTAAAAGTTTCTGCTATGAAAAGAATGTTTACACAGATCGCAACACCGGTCGAATTAAAAAGACAAGTAGCTATACCCAATGCAGGCAACCATGTTATCGGCTCTTATATAAGATCAAAAGACATTGAAGCAGTAAAAAATGAAGTATATAAATTTACTACTGAAATTTTAAAACTTACGCCAGTACAACAATAA
- the paaC gene encoding phenylacetate-CoA oxygenase subunit PaaC: MNNLINYTLYLADNSLILGQRNSEWCGHGPVLEQDIAITNISLDLIGQARNFYQYAATLIGNDATEDSLAYLRKEREFKNCLLVEQSNGDWAQTILRQYFFSQYQYLLYQQLQQSSDEQLAAIATKALKEVAYHLRWSSEWVIRLGDGTEESHNRMLKAVDELWRYTGELFVPADFENDAGVDFNKIKEEWFLKVKEVFDEANLFVPEKTFMQTGGKEGKHTEYLGYILTELQYMQRTYPGCEW, translated from the coding sequence ATGAACAACCTTATTAATTATACTTTATACTTAGCAGATAATTCACTCATTCTCGGTCAGCGAAACAGTGAGTGGTGCGGACATGGACCGGTGCTTGAACAGGATATTGCTATTACCAATATTTCACTTGACCTTATAGGGCAGGCAAGAAATTTCTATCAATATGCTGCAACGCTGATCGGCAATGATGCAACCGAAGATTCATTAGCTTATTTACGAAAAGAAAGAGAATTTAAAAATTGTTTGCTTGTCGAGCAATCCAATGGTGATTGGGCACAAACGATCTTGAGGCAATATTTTTTTAGCCAGTATCAATACCTGTTATATCAACAACTCCAGCAAAGCAGCGATGAACAACTTGCAGCAATTGCTACAAAAGCTTTAAAAGAAGTTGCTTACCATCTTCGCTGGAGCAGTGAGTGGGTAATAAGATTAGGTGATGGAACAGAGGAAAGTCATAACCGTATGTTGAAAGCCGTTGATGAATTATGGAGATATACGGGAGAACTGTTTGTTCCTGCAGATTTTGAAAATGACGCCGGAGTTGATTTTAATAAAATTAAAGAGGAATGGTTTTTAAAAGTGAAGGAAGTGTTTGATGAAGCAAATTTATTCGTACCAGAAAAAACATTTATGCAAACCGGCGGTAAAGAAGGAAAACATACAGAATATTTAGGATATATTCTTACAGAGTTGCAATACATGCAAAGGACTTATCCGGGCTGTGAATGGTAA
- a CDS encoding TetR/AcrR family transcriptional regulator translates to MSTIKRKKASRKSLILQKAAAMFREKGYAATSMRDLADTVGIEAASLYNHIKSKAEMLQEIIFRIANDAYVQLDDLEDEGLSPLQKIESIMRFHIKMNVERFEEYHVMVTEWIHLEDPYLANFTSQRRNYVQKLEAIIQQGIDNKEMQPVLPYVAVLNILSSIRGIEFWHRSRKTYSAEQIEENMVSHLLNGLKK, encoded by the coding sequence ATGTCAACGATTAAACGCAAAAAGGCCAGTCGCAAAAGTCTCATTCTGCAAAAGGCCGCAGCCATGTTCCGCGAAAAGGGCTATGCCGCCACCAGTATGCGTGACCTGGCTGATACTGTAGGCATTGAAGCCGCCAGTTTATACAATCATATCAAGAGTAAAGCAGAAATGCTGCAGGAAATTATTTTCCGTATTGCCAATGATGCTTATGTGCAGCTCGATGATCTCGAAGATGAAGGACTGTCGCCACTGCAAAAGATCGAATCTATTATGCGGTTTCATATAAAAATGAATGTTGAACGCTTTGAAGAATATCATGTGATGGTTACGGAGTGGATTCATCTGGAAGATCCTTATCTCGCCAATTTCACATCACAGCGTCGCAATTATGTGCAGAAGCTGGAAGCGATCATTCAACAGGGTATTGATAATAAAGAAATGCAACCCGTGTTGCCTTATGTTGCCGTGTTAAATATTCTTTCCTCTATTCGTGGTATAGAATTTTGGCACCGCAGCCGCAAAACCTATTCAGCCGAACAGATAGAAGAAAACATGGTGTCGCATCTGTTGAATGGCTTGAAGAAGTAA
- a CDS encoding transferase hexapeptide repeat family protein, protein MIYQFKKFIPVIHESSFIHPLAAVTGNVIIGKDCYIGPGAALRGDWGQIILEDGCNVQENCTIHMFPGVTVLLKAGAHIGHGAVIHGATIGKNCLVGMNAVIMDNVILGDECIVGALSFVKEGEVFENRSLIVGNPAKKLKEVSDEMIAWKTEGTKLYQALPKELFESLKETEPLRKIPDSLPIQSADYKPRKG, encoded by the coding sequence ATGATTTATCAATTCAAAAAATTTATACCTGTCATTCACGAATCCTCATTTATACATCCATTAGCAGCAGTAACAGGCAATGTCATCATCGGCAAAGATTGTTATATCGGCCCCGGCGCAGCACTCCGTGGCGATTGGGGTCAGATCATTCTCGAAGATGGATGCAATGTGCAGGAGAATTGTACCATTCATATGTTTCCGGGAGTTACTGTTTTATTAAAAGCCGGTGCACATATAGGGCATGGCGCAGTGATACATGGAGCAACGATCGGAAAAAACTGTTTAGTAGGAATGAATGCAGTGATAATGGATAATGTTATTTTAGGTGATGAATGTATTGTCGGCGCACTAAGTTTTGTAAAAGAAGGTGAAGTATTTGAAAACAGAAGCCTTATTGTAGGCAACCCGGCTAAAAAACTAAAAGAGGTATCTGATGAAATGATAGCCTGGAAAACGGAAGGCACAAAACTCTACCAGGCTTTGCCAAAAGAACTATTTGAAAGCCTGAAAGAAACGGAGCCCTTACGTAAAATCCCTGATTCACTTCCCATTCAAAGCGCAGATTATAAGCCCCGGAAAGGATAA
- a CDS encoding sugar kinase, with protein sequence MSLIVVGTMAFDAIQTPFGKVNQIVGGSATYAAYAAANFIKPVQQISIVGFDFPQEEMDEMRSRGIMLDGVEVVKDKKSFFWSGSYHEDMNSRDTLVTDLNVLADFDPHIPDSYQGSEFLMLGNLQPKIQLNVIQELKQRPKLIIMDTMNYWMESAMADLKIVLKYVDMLLVNDAEARQLTGQFSIVKAAKEIMKMGPKYLIIKKGEHGALLFHGDAVFNAPALPLEEVFDPTGAGDTFAGGFIGYLAKTKDISFENMKTAIIVGSAMASFCVEKFGPNRLKEINKEDIDARIRLFKQLVSFDIELV encoded by the coding sequence ATGTCATTAATCGTAGTCGGCACCATGGCTTTTGATGCCATTCAGACCCCTTTCGGAAAAGTAAACCAGATAGTTGGCGGATCGGCTACCTATGCAGCATATGCAGCAGCAAATTTTATTAAACCTGTTCAGCAAATCTCAATCGTTGGCTTCGACTTTCCACAAGAAGAGATGGATGAAATGCGCAGCCGAGGTATTATGCTTGACGGCGTAGAAGTAGTAAAGGATAAAAAATCTTTTTTTTGGAGCGGCTCTTATCATGAAGATATGAATAGCCGTGATACGCTGGTAACCGACCTGAATGTACTGGCCGATTTTGATCCGCATATTCCTGATAGTTACCAGGGCTCAGAGTTCCTGATGCTGGGCAACCTACAGCCGAAAATTCAATTGAACGTAATACAGGAGCTGAAGCAAAGACCGAAGCTCATCATTATGGATACGATGAACTACTGGATGGAATCGGCAATGGCTGACTTGAAAATTGTATTGAAGTATGTTGACATGTTGCTGGTAAACGATGCGGAAGCGAGGCAACTGACAGGTCAATTCTCAATCGTAAAGGCTGCCAAAGAAATTATGAAGATGGGGCCTAAATACCTGATCATTAAAAAAGGAGAACACGGTGCTTTGCTGTTTCATGGCGATGCGGTTTTTAATGCACCAGCATTGCCGCTTGAAGAAGTGTTTGACCCTACTGGTGCCGGAGATACTTTTGCGGGTGGCTTTATCGGTTATTTAGCCAAAACAAAAGATATCAGCTTTGAGAACATGAAGACTGCTATTATTGTTGGCTCTGCAATGGCAAGTTTTTGTGTTGAGAAATTTGGACCTAACAGGCTGAAAGAAATAAATAAAGAAGATATTGATGCCAGGATCAGGTTATTTAAACAATTGGTCAGTTTTGATATTGAGCTAGTGTAG
- the paaA gene encoding 1,2-phenylacetyl-CoA epoxidase subunit A, with the protein MPTLDFEKIFQDKIDKENKIEPKDWMPDAYRKTNIRQISQHAHSEIVGMLPEGNWISRAPSLKRKAILIAKVQDEAGHGLYLYSACETLGITREETINDLHSGKAKYSSIFNYPTITWADMGTIGWLVDGAAIMNQVMLTRTSYGPYARAMVRICKEESFHQRQGFEILLVLSKGTDEQKAMCQDAINRWWWPALMMFGPKDSESTNSDQSMKWKIKRKTNDELRQSFVDMCAEQVKILGMTLPDPKLKWNEKRMHYDFGEIDWSEFWNVVKGNGPCNKQRLQARKDAWEKGEWVREAAAAHAEKRKAKQKAA; encoded by the coding sequence ATGCCTACACTTGATTTTGAAAAAATATTCCAGGACAAAATTGATAAGGAGAACAAGATTGAACCTAAAGACTGGATGCCGGATGCCTATCGTAAAACGAATATCCGGCAGATAAGCCAACATGCACATAGTGAAATTGTTGGCATGCTGCCTGAGGGTAACTGGATCTCAAGGGCTCCTTCACTAAAACGTAAAGCAATATTGATCGCAAAAGTTCAGGACGAAGCCGGTCATGGCTTGTATTTATATTCTGCCTGTGAAACTTTAGGTATAACAAGAGAAGAAACAATTAATGATCTGCATAGCGGTAAAGCAAAATACTCTTCCATTTTTAATTACCCTACAATTACATGGGCTGATATGGGAACGATCGGCTGGCTGGTTGATGGTGCTGCGATCATGAACCAGGTGATGCTTACAAGAACATCATATGGTCCATATGCAAGAGCAATGGTAAGAATTTGCAAAGAAGAAAGTTTTCACCAACGGCAGGGGTTTGAAATTTTATTAGTGTTAAGCAAAGGAACTGATGAACAAAAAGCAATGTGCCAGGATGCTATTAACCGTTGGTGGTGGCCGGCGTTGATGATGTTTGGGCCCAAAGATTCTGAAAGCACCAACAGCGACCAGAGCATGAAATGGAAAATAAAAAGAAAGACCAATGATGAATTGCGGCAAAGTTTTGTAGATATGTGTGCAGAGCAGGTAAAAATTTTAGGAATGACATTACCCGATCCGAAATTAAAATGGAATGAGAAGAGGATGCATTATGATTTTGGTGAAATAGACTGGAGCGAATTCTGGAATGTAGTGAAAGGAAATGGGCCTTGCAATAAGCAACGGTTACAGGCAAGAAAAGATGCATGGGAAAAAGGTGAGTGGGTGAGAGAAGCCGCTGCAGCTCATGCTGAAAAAAGAAAAGCAAAACAGAAGGCTGCTTAA
- a CDS encoding 2-(1,2-epoxy-1,2-dihydrophenyl)acetyl-CoA isomerase, which translates to MSSILFEIKDSIGIITLNRPDKLNSFNREMALLMQEKLDECKNSAIRCVYITGAGKGFSAGQDLAEVVDPNGPGMGKILSEHYNPIITRIKNLEKPVVAAINGVAAGAGANIALSCDIVVAAESASFIQAFSKIGLIPDSGGTYHLPRLIGWQKASALMMLGEKVSALDAEKMGMIYKIFPDGTFAENAMHIAIYLSQMPTKGLAYTKQVLSKSLTNSLEEQLKTEDVFQQYAAKTKDYEEGVKAFLEKRKPDFKGE; encoded by the coding sequence ATGTCATCTATTCTTTTTGAAATAAAGGACTCTATCGGAATCATTACTCTTAATCGTCCTGATAAACTCAACTCATTTAATCGTGAAATGGCTTTGCTGATGCAAGAGAAATTAGATGAATGCAAAAACTCAGCAATAAGATGTGTTTATATCACTGGTGCAGGCAAAGGGTTTAGTGCAGGACAAGATCTGGCAGAAGTAGTTGATCCGAACGGGCCGGGAATGGGAAAGATCCTGAGTGAACATTATAATCCCATTATTACAAGAATTAAAAATTTAGAAAAACCTGTAGTAGCTGCTATAAATGGCGTAGCTGCAGGTGCGGGGGCAAATATTGCTTTGAGTTGTGATATTGTTGTAGCGGCTGAATCTGCTTCTTTCATTCAGGCTTTTTCAAAGATCGGGTTGATACCAGATAGCGGAGGTACTTATCATTTACCAAGATTAATTGGCTGGCAAAAAGCAAGCGCATTAATGATGCTTGGCGAAAAGGTTTCTGCTCTTGATGCCGAAAAGATGGGAATGATCTATAAAATTTTTCCTGATGGAACATTTGCCGAAAATGCAATGCATATTGCTATCTATCTTTCCCAGATGCCGACAAAAGGATTGGCTTATACCAAACAGGTATTAAGTAAATCATTAACTAATTCACTGGAAGAACAACTAAAAACAGAAGATGTTTTTCAGCAATATGCGGCGAAGACTAAGGATTATGAAGAAGGTGTGAAGGCCTTCCTGGAAAAACGTAAACCCGATTTTAAAGGAGAATAA
- a CDS encoding 1,2-phenylacetyl-CoA epoxidase subunit B codes for MNIQIRKLYYGDIPEDKAGGNIVSSNSKSDWPLWEVFIRSKQGLDHKHVGSLHAADEQMAIENARDVYTRRMEGVSIWVVESKHIHASKPDEAGELFEPAEDKIYRHPTFYDLPDEVNHM; via the coding sequence ATGAATATTCAAATCAGAAAACTCTATTACGGAGACATTCCGGAAGATAAAGCCGGAGGAAATATTGTTTCAAGTAATTCAAAGAGTGACTGGCCTTTGTGGGAAGTGTTTATCCGTAGCAAACAAGGCCTGGATCATAAACATGTCGGCAGCCTGCATGCAGCAGATGAGCAAATGGCAATTGAAAACGCAAGAGATGTTTATACAAGAAGAATGGAGGGAGTTAGTATCTGGGTGGTTGAATCAAAACATATTCATGCATCAAAGCCTGATGAAGCAGGGGAATTATTTGAACCTGCTGAGGATAAAATATATCGTCATCCTACTTTTTATGATCTTCCTGATGAAGTGAATCATATGTAA
- a CDS encoding T9SS type A sorting domain-containing protein, translating to MRKSLHTAVLLTTTLLSSAVFSQSADRFAYAVTDVQKDGAGWNFLRKIDFKSGKFSEVLLDGNNFNQVAYDATTKTQISQFPVEAQYRFNTQPAFSSGVAAMAYDRKNNRIWYTPMFIDQLRYVDLKTMKVFYVTDNALTGMATKNNDQSNIVTRMVIADDGDGYALTNDGNKLIRFNTKKAIITDLGPLTDDPKNNGVSIHNYCSSFGGDMIADDDGNLIIVSARNTVYKVKIETKVATLLGTVKDLPQNFTSNGVVVNDENQILLSSASNGDSWAILNLSNMTATPYKPEGGIWRSSDLGNSNILQTRNSATPAQEVLTRTDIADDNRIMVYPNPVMDDQFTVQFSQLQAGNYTMTLNDVMGRQVLNRNIVINGVEHAEKINLNRASARGVYMIKLTSQQSSKMVYTKKIVVQ from the coding sequence ATGAGAAAAAGTTTACACACTGCTGTATTACTTACCACAACCTTATTAAGTTCTGCTGTATTCTCTCAATCCGCCGATCGTTTCGCTTATGCTGTTACCGATGTGCAAAAAGACGGTGCTGGCTGGAACTTCCTGCGTAAGATCGATTTTAAGTCAGGCAAGTTTTCCGAAGTTCTGCTTGATGGAAATAATTTTAACCAGGTAGCGTATGATGCCACTACCAAAACCCAGATCAGTCAATTCCCGGTAGAAGCGCAGTATCGGTTTAATACCCAACCTGCATTTAGCAGTGGTGTTGCTGCTATGGCTTATGACAGAAAAAACAATCGTATCTGGTATACTCCTATGTTTATTGACCAACTCCGTTATGTTGATCTTAAAACAATGAAAGTGTTTTATGTTACGGATAATGCATTGACCGGAATGGCCACAAAGAATAATGACCAAAGCAATATTGTAACAAGAATGGTGATCGCTGATGATGGAGACGGTTATGCACTTACTAATGACGGTAATAAACTGATCCGCTTTAATACAAAAAAAGCAATTATCACTGACCTGGGACCGCTTACTGATGATCCGAAAAACAACGGCGTTTCCATTCATAATTACTGCAGTAGCTTTGGTGGTGATATGATCGCTGATGATGATGGCAACCTGATCATTGTTTCTGCACGCAATACAGTATACAAAGTAAAAATTGAAACTAAAGTAGCTACGCTCCTGGGAACTGTAAAAGATTTACCGCAAAACTTTACTTCAAACGGAGTAGTTGTGAATGATGAAAACCAGATCCTGTTAAGCAGTGCCAGCAATGGAGATTCATGGGCTATTCTTAATTTATCAAACATGACAGCTACGCCTTACAAACCTGAAGGCGGTATCTGGCGTAGCTCTGACCTGGGCAATAGCAATATTTTACAAACAAGAAATAGTGCAACACCGGCGCAGGAAGTACTTACTAGAACAGATATAGCTGATGATAACCGCATCATGGTTTATCCAAACCCGGTAATGGATGATCAATTCACTGTTCAGTTCAGCCAGTTGCAGGCTGGTAATTATACAATGACATTAAATGATGTAATGGGCCGCCAGGTGCTGAACCGCAATATTGTTATCAATGGTGTGGAGCATGCTGAAAAAATAAATCTGAACAGGGCATCAGCAAGAGGTGTATATATGATCAAACTTACTTCTCAACAAAGCAGCAAAATGGTTTATACCAAAAAGATAGTAGTGCAATAA
- the paaK gene encoding phenylacetate-CoA oxygenase/reductase subunit PaaK, translating to MSIHFHKLVIKEIRKETSECVSVLFDLPQTLQKDFQFKQGQSLTMRTMIGGEEVRRTYSLCSSPLDGQLRVAIKKVDGGLFSSFANDNLKSGDLLEVMEPVGKFYVELNPANKKNYLAFASGSGITPVMSIIKTTIRTEPHSNFTLVYGNRSRSSIIFFEELEGLKNTFIDRFNLINILSRERTESQINFGRIDIGKLTELEKLVDYKKMDEIFICGPEEMIFCVKNFLEQKEISEKKIHFELFTTSGQKATNVKRQASNVSSGPASKITVKVDGRSFDFDLPLNSDKTILDAALKQGADLPYACKGGMCCTCKAKLLEGEVEMDVHWGLEHEEIEKGYILTCQSHPKTEKVVVDFDIK from the coding sequence ATGTCAATCCATTTTCACAAGCTTGTCATTAAAGAAATAAGAAAGGAAACCAGTGAATGCGTTTCTGTTTTATTTGATCTCCCCCAAACACTACAAAAAGATTTTCAGTTCAAGCAGGGACAAAGCCTGACCATGCGGACAATGATCGGCGGGGAGGAAGTACGCCGAACTTATTCATTATGCAGTTCACCGTTAGATGGGCAATTGAGAGTAGCTATAAAAAAAGTTGATGGTGGATTGTTTTCTTCATTTGCCAACGATAACCTGAAGTCAGGGGACCTGCTGGAAGTGATGGAGCCGGTTGGAAAATTTTATGTTGAACTGAACCCTGCCAATAAAAAGAATTATCTCGCCTTTGCATCAGGCAGCGGCATCACTCCTGTAATGTCGATCATTAAAACAACAATAAGGACAGAGCCGCATAGCAACTTTACTTTAGTGTATGGAAACCGTAGCCGTTCTTCTATTATTTTCTTTGAAGAGTTGGAAGGTTTAAAAAATACATTTATTGATCGCTTTAATCTTATTAATATTCTCAGTCGTGAAAGAACCGAAAGCCAGATCAATTTTGGCAGGATCGATATCGGAAAACTTACTGAATTAGAAAAGCTTGTTGATTATAAAAAAATGGATGAGATATTTATTTGCGGACCGGAAGAAATGATCTTTTGTGTGAAAAATTTTTTGGAGCAAAAAGAGATCAGCGAAAAGAAGATACATTTTGAGTTATTTACTACTTCGGGACAAAAGGCGACAAATGTCAAACGTCAAGCGTCAAATGTTTCAAGTGGCCCCGCAAGTAAGATCACTGTAAAAGTGGATGGAAGAAGTTTTGATTTTGATCTTCCTCTCAATAGCGATAAAACAATTTTAGATGCAGCATTAAAACAAGGCGCTGATCTTCCCTATGCCTGCAAAGGCGGCATGTGCTGCACTTGCAAAGCCAAACTCCTCGAAGGTGAAGTGGAAATGGATGTGCATTGGGGTCTTGAACATGAAGAAATTGAAAAAGGATATATCCTTACTTGTCAATCACATCCTAAAACAGAAAAAGTGGTTGTTGACTTCGACATCAAATAA
- the paaI gene encoding hydroxyphenylacetyl-CoA thioesterase PaaI, translating into MPTIHEDVVNHMMENDFFSQWLGIEVLEVKEGYSKIKMTIRKEMVNGFGIVHGGIPFSLADSAFAFACNNRNNLSVALDTSINFIKPVHVGDILTAEAKELHNGRSTGLYHISITNQNNHEVAVFKGLCFRTDKKLISK; encoded by the coding sequence ATGCCAACAATTCATGAAGATGTTGTTAACCACATGATGGAAAATGATTTTTTCAGTCAGTGGCTGGGTATAGAAGTGCTGGAGGTGAAAGAAGGATACAGCAAAATAAAAATGACCATCCGGAAGGAAATGGTAAACGGTTTTGGAATTGTGCATGGTGGTATCCCTTTTTCATTGGCGGATTCCGCTTTTGCATTTGCATGTAACAATAGAAATAACTTATCGGTAGCATTAGATACTTCTATCAATTTTATAAAACCGGTGCATGTAGGAGATATATTGACAGCAGAAGCAAAGGAATTACACAACGGAAGATCTACTGGCCTGTATCATATTTCTATTACAAATCAAAACAACCATGAAGTTGCGGTTTTCAAAGGACTTTGTTTTCGTACAGACAAAAAGTTGATAAGTAAATAG